One genomic window of Fusarium fujikuroi IMI 58289 draft genome, chromosome FFUJ_chr01 includes the following:
- a CDS encoding related to D-alanine aminotransferase has product MATMDEVFAGYAKRQATLKASTNILSQGIAWVEGELVPLQSARIPLLDQGFMHSDLTYDVPSVWDGRFFRLDDHLNRLEASCKKMRLRFPIPRDEIKKILVEMVAKSGIKDAFVELIVTRGLKGMRGAKPEELLNNNLYMFVQPYVWVMDPKDQYHGGRAIVARTVRRVPPGSIDPTIKNLQWGDLVRGLFEANDRGATYPFLTDGDANLTEGSGFNVVIIKNGVLYTPDRGVLQGITRKSVIDAARSCGYEIRIEHVPVEAAYQADEILMCTTAGGIMPITTLDDKPVNDGKVGPITKAIWDRYWAMHWEDEFSFKIDY; this is encoded by the coding sequence ATGGCAACCATGGATGAGGTATTCGCCGGCTACGCCAAGCGACAAGCCACCCTCAAAGCCAGCACCAATATCCTCTCCCAAGGCATCGCCTGGGTCGAAGGCGAGCTGGTCCCCCTGCAATCCGCCCGCATCCCCCTCCTCGACCAGGGCTTCATGCACAGTGATCTGACCTACGACGTGCCCTCCGTCTGGGACGGCCGCTTCTTCCGCCTTGACGACCACCTCAATCGTCTCGAGGCCAGTTGCAAGAAGATGAGGCTTCGCTTCCCCATCCCCCGcgacgagatcaagaagatcctcgTTGAGATGGTCGCTAAGAGTGGGATCAAGGATGCCTTTGTCGAATTGATCGTTACCCGTGGACTCAAGGGCATGAGGGGTGCAAAGCCAGAGGAGTTGCTGAACAATAACCTGTACATGTTTGTTCAGCCGTATGTTTGGGTTATGGACCCCAAGGATCAGTATCATGGCGGTCGTGCCATTGTTGCACGAACCGTACGACGTGTTCCACCTGGCTCTATCGATCCcaccatcaagaacctccagTGGGGTGATCTTGTCCGCGGCTTATTCGAGGCCAATGACCGTGGCGCCACTTATCCCTTCCTGACCGACGGCGATGCCAACCTCACCGAAGGCTCAGGCTTCAACGtggtcatcatcaagaatggCGTGCTCTATACACCTGACCGTGGAGTCTTGCAGGGAATCACAAGGAAGAGTGTCATTGACGCTGCGCGATCTTGTGGATACGAGATTCGCATTGAGCATGTTCCGGTTGAGGCGGCTTATCAGGCTGATGAGATTTTGATGTGTACAACTGCTGGCGGCATTATGCCCATCACTACTCTGGATGATAAGCCTGTGAATGATGGCAAGGTTGGACCTATCACAAAGGCTATTTGGGATCGTTACTGGGCCATGCACTGGGAGGATGAGTTTAGCTTCAAGATTGATTACTAG
- a CDS encoding probable monoamine oxidase N, whose amino-acid sequence MTPKTKDGHIWEPSTGFQKGLEIYDVIVIGAGYAGLAAARDLSQLNHSVLLLEARDRIGGRTYTAKKDGFLYEMGGTWVTHHMGYLFREMTRYNMDRDLITTGSPDMHKGYYTIDVPGATPRKLSHEEAGTMQAKAWDMFVNVDGQFGRTICPLPHAQLDNPIVDRSTVEKWDQLSCHDRFEEIKHKLTAEEQGLLVSLLLHISGGRMKESSLWDMIRSHALLMHSSDNFADVWLRYKLRDGQTALAKRMFEEATGDGLEYAFSTQVKSIAQESSGDGPITVTSSNGDVFRAKKIINTIPLNVLKDIEFSPPLTRRRQDAINIGHVNQMTKVHADVSNKELERWNGMKFPGLLMYGYGDGVLPNGDVHVVAFGADERDTFIPENNAAQTIEALNKIHPMDVKRLMLHNWATDPYSKGGPAWWQPGYMSKYHDELQSRHGNVFFASADWAHGWRAAIDGALEQGCLNAQVAHREVVASKKKAGGSKL is encoded by the exons ATGACACCCAAGACTAAGGACGGTCATATTTGGGAGCCGAGCACTGGCTTTCAGAAGGGACTCGAGA TCTACGATGTTATTGTCATTGGAGCTGGATATGCTGGTTTGGCGGCAGCTCGCGACCTCAGTCAATTGA ATCATTCTGTTCTACTGCTTGAAGCACGCGATCGAATTGGCGGCAGGACATATACTGCCAAGAAAGATG GGTTTCTCTACGAAATGGGAGGAACTTGGGTGACTCATCATATGGGTTACTTATTTAGAGAGATGACGCGTTATAACATGGACCGCGATCTTATAACGACGGGAAGTCCAGACATGCACAAAGGGTACTACACTATTGACGTACCAG GAGCTACACCTCGTAAGCTCAGCCACGAAGAAGCCGGCACAATGCAAGCCAAAGCCTGGGACATGTTCGTCAACGTCGACGGCCAATTCGGCCGCACCATCTGCCCTCTCCCCCACGCCCAGCTTGACAACCCCATCGTCGATCGATCTACCGTTGAGAAGTGGGATCAACTATCCTGCCACGACCGCTTCGAAGAGATCAAGCATAAACTTACAGCCGAGGAACAAGGCCTCTTAGTATCTCTACTACTTCACATCTCAGGTGGAAGAATGAAGGAGTCTAGTCTTTGGGATATGATTCGCTCACATGCTTTACTAATGCACAGCTCTGATAACTTTGCTGATGTGTGGTTGAGATATAAGCTGAGAGATGGCCAGACTGCACTTGCGAAGCGAATGTTTGAAGAAGCTACTGGAGATGGGCTGGAGTATGCCTTCTCCACGCAAGTCAAGTCGATCGCACAGGAATCATCTGGTGACGGCCCGATCACTGTGACTAGTAGCAATGGGGACGTCTTCCGAgcgaagaagatcatcaacaccattccTCTCAACGTCTTGAAGGATATCGAGTTCTCGCCTCCACTCACGCGACGTCGGCAGGATGCCATCAACATCGGTCATGTGAACCAGATGACCAAGGTTCATGCTGATGTGAGCAACAAGGAACTTGAGAGATGGAATGGAATGAAGTTCCCTGGTCTTTTGATGTATGGCTACGGCGATGGCGTGCTGCCAAACGGCGATGTCCACGTCGTTGCTTTTGGTGCAGACGAGCGGGATACCTTCATCCCCGAGAACAATGCAGCACAGACCATTGAAGCTCTCAACAAAATCCATCCGATGGATGTCAAGAGACTA ATGCTGCATAATTGGGCTACAGATCCTTACTCAAAGGGAGGTCCTGCCTGGTGGCAGCCAGGCTACATGTCAAAATACCATGATGAGCTCCAGAGTCGACACGGTAATGTCTTTTTTGCCTCGGCCGATTGGGCTCATGGCTGGAGAGCTGCTATTGATGGTGCTTTGGAGCAAGGTTGTCTGAATGCGCAGGTTGCTCATCGCGAGGTCGTTGcttcaaagaagaaggctggtgGTAGTAAGCTTTGA
- a CDS encoding related to HNM1-Choline permease, with amino-acid sequence MAQSTEAQNCDNKSDINATNNYDVDVGRVENVESFTKSPDAVDDNILLAQGHAPVMRRSFDLLGTLGLGFSITNSWVSYASCFGQSLLYGGAQATVFGLIVACAVQWLIILGLAEQASAFPSSGGQYHFTYILAPKRYRRFAAFAVGIISVLGWWVITCSGISNNVQCIIGMVLFVNPGYQPQNWHSYLLYIGLILITLIPIFTIPQKHLGKWTQACLAISVLGFVVVTITILAMSDGYNHPSFITTFDGTSGWPDGVAWVMSIGNAMYAFASMDAVTHVAEEMHHPGKAIPRAMNLTMIIGLLTSVPFILAMMFVIKDLDAVRAAHLPSLEVFHQATGSKSAALGLQSLLVVIFYTCMPSQWITCGRLTWAFSRDRGLPYSNYWNHISLSLGFPVRTTLLSVGFCIIYGLLYMASSQAFNSIITTAVLGVNISYAVPQAITLIHGRENKLPIRPFKLGKVGGYLCNAWTPLWVTTIGIFICFPNAIPVTAGSMNYVCVVLGCMMIILVGLWFTVRRYFDGPAIDYEMLGLSRPE; translated from the exons ATGGCTCAGAGCACAGAAGCCCAAAACTGCGACAACAAGTCCGACATCAACGCCACGAACAACTACGATGTTGATGTCGGCAGAGTCGAAAATGTCGAATCTTTCACAAAGAGCCCTGATGCAGTCGACGACAATATCCTCCTCGCTCAGGGCCACGCCCCCGTGATGAGACGATCGTTTGATCTACTGGGAAcgcttggtcttggcttcAGTATCACCAACTCTTGGGTTTCATACGCCAGCTGTTTCGGACAGAGTCTTCTCTACGGAGGTGCCCAAGCCACTGTGTTTGGGCTGATAGTCGCTTGCGCGGTGCAGTGGCTTATAattcttggccttgcggaGCAAGCTTCGGCGTTTCCGTCTTCAGGAG GACAATATCACTTTACGTACATACTCGCTCCCAAGAGATATCGACGTTTTGCCGCCTTTGCTGTGGGAATAATCAGCGTTCTTGGTTGGTGGGTGATTACCTGCTCTGGCATCTCAAACAACGTGCAGTGCATCATTGGCATGGTCCTCTTTGTCAACCCTGGTTACCAACCTCAGAACTGGCATTCATACTTGCTATACATAGGCCTCATCCTGATCACAC TCATCCCCATCTTCACAATCCCACAAAAGCATCTCGGAAAGTGGACGCAAGCATGTCTCGCGATATCCGTCCTCggcttcgtcgtcgtcaccaTAACGATTCTTGCCATGAGCGATGGGTACAACCACCCAAGCTTCATCACTACATTCGACGGAACAAGTGGCTGGCCAGATGGAGTTGCATGGGTCATGAGTATCGGCAACGCCATGTACGCTTTCGCTAGCATGGATGCGGTGACCCACGTCGCTGAGGAAATGCACCACCCGGGCAAGGCCATTCCTCGAGCAAT GAACCTCACCATGATTATTGGTCTGCTTACCTCGGTCCCGTtcatcttggccatgatgtttgtcatcaaggatctcgaTGCTGTCAGGGCGGCACATCTTCCAAGTCTTGAAGTCTTTCATCAGGCTACTGGCAGCAAGTCAGCTGCACTTGGACTCCAGTCTCTTCTTGTGGTCATATTTTACA CATGTATGCCTAGCCAGTGGATCACATGTGGCCGCTTGACTTGGGCCTTTTCACGAGAT CGTGGACTCCCATACTCCAACTACTGGAATCACATCTCACTCTCTCTCGGCTTCCCCGTCCGCACGACTCTGCTGTCTGTTGGGTTCTGCATTATCTATGGACTGTTATACATGGCCAGCAGCCAAGCCttcaactccatcatcaccactgcAGTTCTTGGTGTGAACATCTCGTACGCCGTCCCTCAAGCTATCACTCTTATCCATGGACGAGAGAACAAGCTTCCCATAAGACCTTTTAAACTCGGCAAAGTCGGGGGCTATCTCTGCAATGCCTGGACTCCTCTCTGGGTCACCACGATCGGTATCTTTATTTGCTTCCCTAATGCCATTCCTGTGACTGCGGGGTCGATGAATTA CGTGTGCGTTGTACTCGGATGTATGATGATTATCTTGGTTGGTCTTTGGTTCACTGTTCGTCGCTACTTCGATGGCCCCGCCATCGACTACGAAATGTTGGGTTTGAGCCGTCCTGAGTAG
- a CDS encoding related to 3-oxoacyl-[acyl-carrier-protein] reductase, whose amino-acid sequence MPDFTGLELTGKTAIVTGASRGLGAGIAILLGKRGANVVVNYVSDGSRERAEKVAQEIEANGTKAIVVQADVSKTAEIPKLIDAALKISSTGKIEILIHNAAQGNEANLVDTTEEFYTRHFDANVKGPIFLTKAAEPHLPKGGRIVFISSAGARLGVAGQTVYAATKAADEALVRVWAKELGQSHGITVNCVNPGPIATDQWFQSDEQFLKDMQPLIDSTPAAARVGEVSDIAPLVAFLCTDDAKWTTGSVLSANGGLYN is encoded by the exons ATGCCTGACTTTACTGGTCTCGAACTGACTGGCAAGACTGCCATTGTCACTGGCGCGTCCCG CGGTCTTGGGGCCGGCATTGCTATCCTTCTTGGCAAGCGAGGCGCCAACGTGGTGGTCAACTACGTCTCTGACGGCAGCCGAGAGCGAGCTGAGAAGGTCGCTCAAGAGATTGAAGCCAATGGCACAAAGGCTATTGTTGTCCAGGCCGATGTTAGCAAGACTGCTGAGATTCCTAAATTGATTGACGCTGCGCTCAAGATCAGCTCAACTGGCAAGATTGAGATCCTCATTCACAA CGCTGCTCAAGGAAACGAGGCCAACCTGGTAGACACAACCGAGGAATTCTACACTCGTCACTTTGACGCCAACGTCAAGGGCCCCATCTTCCTGACAAAGGCCGCAGAGCCTCATCTCCCCAAGGGAGGCAGAATCGTCTTCATCTCGTCAGCAGGAGCACGTCTCGGTGTCGCTGGGCAGACTGTCTACGCCGCTACCAAGGCAGCTGATGAAGCTCTCGTTCGTGTCTGGGCCAAAGAGCTTGGTCAATCTCACGGCATCACTGTGAACTGCGTGAACCCTGGTCCTATTGCTACAGATCAATGGTTCCAGAGCGATGAGCAGTTCCTTAAGGATATGCAGCCGCTGATTGACTCTACGCCTGCCGCGGCGCGTGTTGGCGAGGTTAGTGATATTGCGCCTCTGGTTGCGTTCCTCTGCACGGATGATGCGAAGTGGACGACGGGATCTGTTCTTTCTGCCAACGGTGGTCTTTACAATTAG
- a CDS encoding galactoside O-acetyltransferase family protein, whose protein sequence is MAKQQKDNEIIEIAKGLKGTPWCDEYEKMISGMLYNPLVPDLLDGRHRARGLAYKYNNIDPSAGTREEIDNKRAQMLSEMLGKVGKGTYIETPFMPDYGSNVSIGENCFMNFGLTILDTSLVIIGDRVQMGPNVHIYTAGHETSVLSRIKFVEFGHPIRIEDDCWIGGNVVILPGVTIGRGCTVGAGAVVTKSLPPYSIALGAPAKVVKTIQSVEEELADPSNPYRNMPDRE, encoded by the exons atggccaagcaACAGAAAGATAATGAGATCATCGAAATCGCCAAGGGTCTCAAGGGTACTCCATGGTGCGACGAGTACGAGAAGATGATCTCTGGCATGCT CTACAACCCCCTGGTTCCCGATCTATTGGACGGCCGCCACAGAGCGCGCGGTCTGGCGTACAAGTACAACAACATTGACCCCAGCGCTGGCACTCGTGAGGAGATCGATAACAAGCGGGCTCAGATGCTGTCGGAGATGCTCGGAAAGGTCGGCAAGGGGACGTACATTGAGACACCTTTCATGCCTGACTACGGAAGCAATGTCTCCATCGGCGAGAACTGCTTCATGAACTTTGG CTTGACCATTCTAGATACcagcctcgtcatcatcggtgACCGTGTCCAGATGGGTCCCAACGTACACATCTACACCGCAGGCCACGAGACAAGTGTTCTATCCAGGATCAAGTTCGTCGAGTTCGGACATCCCATCCGCATTGAGGACGACTGCTGGATCGGTGGCAATGTGGTTATCCTCCCTGGCGTAACCATTGGCCGAGGCTGCACTGTTGGCGCTGGGGCGGTGGTCACCAAGAGTCTGCCCCCTTACTCGATCGCCCTAGGCGCCCCTGCAAAGGTGGTCAAGACGATACAGAgtgtggaggaggagttggCGGATCCTAGCAATCCTTACCGAAACATGCCTGATCGAGAATAA
- a CDS encoding probable acetyl-CoA synthetase, with protein sequence MRQPISTQPVTNGDGEEWYLPDKMLARHPSKPHIGSLEEYQQMHQLSIREPEAFWGNLARELLTWDHDFHTVKSGSLVEGNPAWFLGGKLNASFNCVDRHALKDPNRVAIIHETDDGNGGRSITYGELLKQVSKVSWALKDLGVRKGDTVAIYMPMIPEALVAILACTRIGAVHSVVFAGFSAGSLRDRVVNAKSKVVITADESQRGGRTIGIKKIVDEALSPLEGVQTLVFKRTGAKVSWTEGRDHWWHEQTAKWPSYIPPEAMDAEDPLFLLYTSGSTGKPKGILHTTGGFLVGAAATGKYVFDIHENDRYFCAGDVGWITGHTYVVYAPLLLGVSTVVFEGTPTFPDASRFWDIIANHQITHFYVAPTALRLLKRAGSDPVNHDTSSLRVLGSVGEPIAPEIWKWYYDVIGKGECHIVDTYWQTETGSHAVTPLAGVTPTKPGSACLPFFGIDTVLIDPVSGAEIHGNGVEGVLAFKTSWPSMARTVYGDHQRFEETYLKVYPGYYFTGDGAARDQDGFYWIRGRVDDVINVSGHRLSTAEIEAAMVEHAAVAESAVVGVSDEVTGQSVIAFVCLKEAFRTSEEEVHAELRLQVRNNIGPFAAPKKIFMVVDLPKTRSGKIMRRVLRKVVMGEQDQLGDITTLSDPSVVEKIIGVVHKSG encoded by the exons ATGCGTCAACCCATATCGACACAGCCAGTCACCAATGGTGACGGCGAAGAATGGT ATCTTCCCGACAAGATGCTCGCAC GACACCCCAGCAAGCCTCACATTGGCA GCTTGGAAGAGTACCAGCAGATGCATCAGCTCTCCATCAGGGAGCCTGAAGCTTTCTGGGGAAACTTGGCTCGTGAGCTCCTTACATGGGATCACGACTTTCACACCGTCAAGAGCGGCTCGCTAGTCGAGGGCAACCCAGCTTGGTTCCTTGGCGGAAAGCTGAATGCTTCGTTTAACTGCGTTGACCGCCATGCGCTCAAGGATCCTAACAGGGTTGCTATCATCCACGAGACTGACGATGGAAATGGCGGTCGGTCTATCACATATGGCGAGCTGCTCAAGCAAGTCAGCAAGGTCTCCTGGGCTCTCAAGGACCTTGGCGTTCGAAAGGGCGATACGGTTGCTATCTACATGCCCATGATCCCTGAAGCTCTCGTCGCCATCCTTGCTTGCACCCGTATCGGTGCTGTTCACTCTGTTGTCTTCGCTGGATTTTCAGCTGGTTCGCTACGAGATCGCGTCGTCAacgccaagagcaaggtcGTCATCACTGCTGATGAGAGTCAGCGAGGCGGTCGAACAATCggcatcaagaagattgtcGATGAAGCGCTGAGCCCGCTTGAGGGTGTTCAGACACTTGTTTTCAAGAGAACTGGTGCTAAGGTTTCGTGGACTGAGGGACGGGATCATTGGTGGCATGAACAGACTGCCAAGTGGCCTAGCTACATCCCTCCTGAGGCCATGGACGCTGAGGATCCTCTGTTTTTGCTGTATACCTCTGGTTCAACGGGTAAGCCAAAGGGTATTTTGCATACTACTGGTGGCTTCCTGGTTGGAGCTGCTGCAACGGGAAAGTATGTGTTTGACATCCACGAGAACGATCGATACTTCTGCGCCGGCGACGTTGGCTGGATCACTGGTCACACCTACGTTGTCTACGCTCCGCTCCTGTTGGGTGTCTCTACAGTTGTCTTTGAGGGAACACCGACATTCCCTGATGCTTCCCGTTTCTGGGACATCATTGCGAACCACCAAATCACCCACTTCTATGTCGCTCCTACTGCCCTTCGCTTGCTGAAGAGAGCTGGATCCGACCCTGTCAACCATGACACCAGCAGTCTGCGAGTTCTCGGTTCAGTTGGTGAGCCTATTGCTCCTGAGATTTGGAAGTGGTACTACGATGTTATTGGAAAGGGAGAATGTCACATTGTTGAT ACATACTGGCAAACTGAGACTGGCTCTCACGCCGTCACCCCTCTCGCTGGTGTCACACCCACCAAGCCTGGATCCGCTTGTCTTCCATTCTTCGGCATCGACACAGTCTTGATCGACCCTGTTTCTGGCGCTGAGATCCACGGCAACGGAGTCGAAGGTGTTCTTGCTTTCAAGACCTCATGGCCTAGCATGGCTCGAACTGTCTATGGCGACCACCAGCGATTCGAGGAGACATATCTCAAGGTGTATCCCGGATACTAC TTCACTGGCGATGGAGCTGCCCGCGACCAAGATGGCTTCTACTGGATCCGCGGCCGTGTCGACGACGTAATCAACGTCAGCGGCCACCGCCTCTCAACCGCCGAAATCGAAGCTGCAATGGTCGAGCACGCCGCGGTCGCTGAATCCGCCGTCGTAGGCGTCTCCGACGAAGTAACAGGCCAATCGGTCATCGCCTTCGTCTGCCTCAAAGAAGCATTCCGAACCTCGGAGGAAGAAGTCCACGCCGAGCTCAGACTGCAGGTCCGCAACAACATCGGCCCCTTTGCTGCGCCTAAGAAGATATTCATGGTGGTTGATTTGCCCAAGACTCGGTCCGGAAAGATCATGCGTCGTGTTTTGAGGAAGGTGGTTATGGGCGAGCAGGATCAGTTGGGGGATATCACAACGCTTTCGGATCcttctgttgttgagaagattaTTGGTGTTGTGCATAAGAGCGGTTAA
- a CDS encoding related beta-lactamase — MQDSRLRGIIDEYTAGGTECKIPGLVYSAFRNDGEPIFQHYSGLRGVTSESPMSEETIFFIASFTKLATSIACMQLVEQGKLRLDDADQVEAICPELRNVKVLTRNEHGKLELVEKVRGITLRMLLTHTAGFGYAFEDEKLAESSRPIGFDDFSGEAIDTANRPLVNQPGDTFQYGVSMDWVGMIIERTYNKSLEEVFKENIFQPLGMDHVTFHPSQEDKRNLAYMHRRSPNGRLSTTDHFYRRPLLARDGEKVPCAGGHGCFGRPAEFGRIISLLLNNGVDAKSGVQLLKAETVNDMFTDQIPDKPRFSNLSVPVAKPELANPTPLTPMPDDHTEGWGLSFSINHFPESTGRAAGSASWEGLANLFWFADRKNNIGGIIASQILPYGDAMVLECSERVETELYKALQA; from the exons ATGCAAGATTCCAGGCTTCGTGGTATTATCGACGAGTACACAGCTGGGGGCACCGAATGCAAGATTCCAGGCCTCGTCTACTCAGCGTTCAGAAATGATGGCGAACCAATCTTTCAGCATTATTCTGGCTTGAGGGGAGTCACCTCAGAAAGCCCCATGTCAGAAGAGACTATCTTCTTCATAGCATCTTTCACAAAACTGGCGACTTCAATCGCGTGCATGCAACTCGTCGAGCAAGGGAAATTGCGCTTAGATGATGCGGATCAAGTTGAAGCCATCTGCCCTGAGCTACGGAACGTCAAGGTGTTGACTCGGAACGAGCATGGgaaacttgagcttgttgagaaagTTAGAGGAATTACTCTTCGGATGCTTCTCACTCACACAG CTGGCTTCGGATACGcctttgaggatgagaagctggCCGAGTCTAGTCGCCCGATTGGCTTTGATGACTTCTCGGGAGAAGCAATTGACACAGCAAATCGACCTCTAGTGAACCAGCCTGGAGATACGTTCCAATATGGTGTCTCGATGGACTGGGTTGGTATGATAATCGAACGCACGTACAATAAATCACTTGAGGAAGTCTTCAAAGAGAACATCTTCCAGCCATTGGGAATGGACCACGTCACTTTCCATCCTTCACAAGAGGACAAGAGAAATCTTGCGTATATGCATCGCAGGAGCCCAAATGGCAGATTGAGTACCACAGATCACTTTTATCGGCGGCCGCTTCTTGCTCGAGATGGCGAGAAGGTTCCGTGTGCAGGCGGTCATGGTTGCTTTGGAAGACCAGCAGAGTTTGGAC GAATTATATCACTGTTGTTGAACAACGGCGTGGATGCAAAATCAGGAGTTCAACTACTCAAAGCTGAGACTGTCAATG ACATGTTCACTGATCAAATCCCCGATAAACCACGCTTCAGCAACCTCAGCGTCCCCGTGGCCAAGCCAGAACTGGCAAATCCAACCCCCTTAACTCCAATGCCGGATGATCACACTGAAGGCTGGGGCTTATCATTTTCTATCAATCACTTCCCAGAGTCAACTGGTCGTGCAGCTGGGTCAGCATCTTGGGAAGGGTTGGCTAATCTCTTCTGGTTCGCTGATCGCAAGAATAATATCGGCGGTATTATTGCCAGCCAGATTCTTCCATATGGCG ACGCCATGGTGCTGGAGTGCTCGGAACGGGTAGAGACGGAATTATACAAGGCGTTGCAAGCCTAG
- a CDS encoding related to methyltransferase, which yields MAEASIESTSPKAAAASSPPAEATPAPAEETSTEPPTAENPAQPAEDFHNPNHWATLNEEDAPGVDDADSAVGDDVASSTESISSSILHYRTIHGRTYHSERGNAEYWTPNDEHHNESMDINHHLLSLSLEGKLHLAPLKDDIQKVLDIGTGTGIWAIDFADEYPNAEVVGTDISPIQPDWVPPNLKFEIEDCTQEWTYEPNSFDYVHMRYMYGSISDWSALFKEAFRVCKPGGWVESYEASPRMESDDGTVTETCAINEWGKFFIEGGKKLNRTFEILDKDLQQKGMEEAGFVDVKVWDFKAPIGGWPQDPRLKQIGQFAQAALEQDYEGYILYMANMVLGWTKEEVSVYCAQLRREIRSGKFHPFYRQRVVYARKPE from the exons ATGGCAGAGGCTTCAATTGAATCGACCTCGCCAAAGGCGGCCGCTGCTTCATCACCTCCAGCTGAGGCAACCCCTGCACCTGCGGAGGAGACTTCCACTGAGCCACCCACTGCAGAGAACCCCGCCCAGCCAGCTGAGGATTTCCATAACCCTAACCACTGGGCCACCTTGAACGAGGAA GATGCGCCAGGAGTTGACGACGCTGATTCAGCGGTCGGAGATGATGTTGCTAGCTCAACCGAGTCAATTTCTTCGAGCATTCTTCACTATCGCACTATCCATGGGAGAACGTATCACTCTGAGCGGGGAAATGCCGAGTATTG GACACCGAATGATGAACATCATAACGAATCTATGGATATCAA TCACCACCTCCTGTCTCTGTCGCTGGAGGGGAAACTTCATCTAGCTCCTCTGAAGGATGACATTCAG aaagttctagatattgGAACCGGGACTG GTATTTGGGCTAT CGATTTCGCCGATGAGTATCCCAATGCCGAAGTCGTCGGGACAGATATCTCTCCCATCCAACCTGACTGGGTCCCACCGAATCTGAAGTT TGAGATCGAAGATTGTACCCAAGAGTGGACTTATGAACCCAATTCATTCGATTACGTGCACATGCGCTATATGTATGGAAGTATAAGCGACTGGTCCGCCCTGTTCAAAGAGGCATTCCGCGTTTGCAAGCCCGGCGGTTGGGTTGAGAGCTATGAGGCCTCCCCTCGAATGGAAAGTGACGATGGCACTGTAACCGAAACCTGTGCTATCAACGAATGGGGCAAGTTCTTTATCGAGGGCGGGAAAAAGCTAAACCGCACTTTTGAGATCCTCGATAAAGACCTGCAGCAAAAGGGGATGGAGGAAGCAGGCTTTGTTGATGTGAAGGTTTGGGACTTCAAG GCACCTATTGGAGGTTGGCCCCAGGATCCTAGACTCAAGCAGATTGGACAGTTTGCTCAGGCTGCGCTTGAGCAGGACTACGAGGGCTATATTTTGTATATGGCTAACATGGTTCTGGGCTGGACTAAGGAAGAGGTTTCTGTGTACTGTGCTCAATTGCGACGCGAGATTCGGTCTGGAAAGTTTCATCCTTTCTATCGACAGCGTGTCGTTTATGCAAGGAAGCCTGAATAG